A region of Salvia splendens isolate huo1 chromosome 17, SspV2, whole genome shotgun sequence DNA encodes the following proteins:
- the LOC121773568 gene encoding cellulose synthase-like protein E6 isoform X2, with protein MKKNDYNPLFESKAAKWRGVYWFYAISMAVSIALICIYRVMHFPQQHGLTRWTWIGISMAELWFIIYWIITQFPRYRAVSRYTFKDRLSSRYEDGLPGVDIFVSTADPQLEPPLMVADTVLSLMAYDYPPENLSVYLSDDGCSDLMFYALYEASKFSRVWLPFCRSFKVELRSPNAYFSAVKEVPSDDPSLAKEWREVKNLYNEMEAGITDIMKLGRVPDHLRKHHKGLREWESGTSRSNHQTILQVLIDGRGNKDVDIEGKPLPMLVYLAREKRPGYPHNFKAGAMNALIRVSSRISNGPIILNLDCDHYSNNPQSVRDALCFFMDEQQGHNIGYVQYPQKFDNITKNDLYGSSLKVPHDLELTALDAHGGPLYIGSCCFHRRDALTGKKYEKGSHINWKQVDEIHEPERENFLEETAKFANCSYEENSPWGKEMGLKYGCPVEDVVTGLSIQCNGWRSVYFNPGRIGFLGVAPVTLLSALIQQTRWSEGHFQIFLSKYCPLVYGHGKIPIQLQLSYLCYNLWGANCLATLYYVTVPTFCLLKGINLFPQFSSNWILPYTYVLVAKYTYSLGEFLSCGGTLKGWYNDQRMWLYKRVTSYLFGFCQTIMRYLGFVKLDFTITGKNVDDDVSKRFEQEIMEFGAASSMFIILATIALFNLLTSISITRSIIIKKPAADLDSCALQILLNGVVIIINLPLFEALFLRNDQGCIPSSVTCQSIVLAVLAYMLGY; from the exons ATGAAGAAAAACGATTACAATCCACTGTTTGAGAGCAAGGCAGCCAAATGGCGCGGTGTTTACTGGTTTTACGCGATTTCTATGGCTGTCTCGATAGCATTGATATGCATCTACAGAGTGATGCACTTCCCACAACAACATGGACTGACAAGATGGACATGGATTGGCATTTCCATGGCAGAGCTCTGGTTCATCATCTACTGGATCATCACTCAATTTCCTCGATATCGAGCTGTCTCCCGTTACACCTTCAAAGACAGGCTCTCCTCCAG ATATGAGGACGGCCTTCCAGGCGTGGACATATTTGTAAGCACAGCCGACCCTCAACTGGAGCCCCCCCTAATGGTGGCTGACACTGTGCTTTCGCTGATGGCCTATGATTACCCTCCCGAGAACCTCAGCGTGTATCTTTCTGATGACGGATGCTCTGACTTGATGTTCTACGCTCTTTATGAAGCTTCAAAGTTTTCCAGAGTATGGCTGCCATTTTGTAGGAGTTTCAAAGTCGAGCTTCGGTCGCCTAATGCTTACTTCTCTGCTGTTAAAGAAGTGCCTAGTGATGACCCTTCTTTAGCCAAAGAATGGAGGGAGGTCAAG AACTTGTATAACGAAATGGAGGCGGGAATAACTGACATCATGAAGCTGGGGAGAGTTCCTGATCATTTGAGGAAGCACCACAAAGGACTTCGTGAATGGGAATCGGGCACAAGCAGAAGCAACCACCAAACAATTCTTCAA GTGCTAATTGACGGGAGAGGCAACAAGGACGTGGACATAGAAGGGAAACCATTGCCAATGCTCGTATATTTGGCACGTGAGAAGAGACCTGGGTACCCACATAACTTCAAAGCAGGAGCCATGAATGCCTTA ATAAGGGTGTCATCTAGGATAAGCAACGGCCCAATCATTCTCAATCTAGATTGCGATCACTACTCAAACAACCCTCAATCTGTGAGAGATGCATTATGCTTCTTCATGGATGAACAACAGGGCCATAACATTGGCTACGTGCAGTATCCTCAGAAATTCGATAACATCACAAAAAATGATCTTTATGGAAGCTCTTTGAAAGTGCCCCATGAC CTGGAGCTTACAGCCTTGGATGCACATGGAGGACCACTATACATTGGAAGTTGCTGTTTCCACAGAAGAGACGCTCTCACCGGGAAGAAATATGAGAAGGGGTCTCACATCAACTGGAAACAAGTGGATGAGATACATGAACCAGAAAGAGAAAATTTTCTAGAGGAAACTGCCAAGTTTGCAAATTGTAGCTATGAAGAGAACTCACCCTGGGGCAAGGAg ATGGGGTTGAAGTATGGATGTCCTGTTGAAGATGTGGTTACTGGATTATCAATACAGTGCAACGGATGGAGATCCGTCTACTTTAACCCAGGGAGGATAGGCTTCTTGGGAGTAGCTCCTGTGACGCTGTTAAGTGCATTAATTCAGCAAACTCGATGGTCTGAAGGCCACTTTCAGATATTCCTGTCAAAATACTGCCCTTTAGTATATGGCCATGGAAAGATCCCAATACAACTTCAACTATCATATCTCTGCTACAACCTGTGGGGAGCAAACTGTTTGGCTACGTTATACTATGTAACTGTACCGACCTTTTGCCTTCTGAAGGGAATCAATTTGTTTCCACAG TTTTCAAGCAACTGGATTCTACCATATACATATGTTCTCGTAGCAAAATACACTTACAGTCTGGGAGAGTTTCTCAGCTGTGGAGGCACACTAAAGGGATGGTATAATGATCAGAGAATGTGGCTGTACAAGAGAGTTACCAGTTATCTTTTTGGATTCTGTCAAACAATCATGAGGTACTTAGGCTTCGTAAAGTTGGATTTTACAATCACTGGGAAGAATGTGGACGATGATGTTTCTAAAAGATTTGAGCAAGAGATAATGGAATTCGGTGCAGCTTCATCAATGTTCATCATTTTAGCAACAATTGCGCTGTTCAATCTCCTTACATCAATCTCTATCACCAGAAGCATCATTATCAAGAAGCCAGCCGCAGATCTGGATTCTTGTGCATTACAGATACTTTTGAATGGGGTAGTGATAATAATCAACTTACCCTTGTTTGAAGCCCTCTTCCTTCGGAATGATCAGGGTTGTATCCCCTCTTCTGTCACATGCCAGTCAATTGTTTTAGCTGTGTTAGCTTATATGTTAGGATATTGA
- the LOC121773568 gene encoding cellulose synthase-like protein E6 isoform X1, whose amino-acid sequence MARCLLVLRDFYGCLDSIDMHLQSDALPTTTWTDKMDMDWHFHGRALVHHLLDHHSISSISSCLPLHLQRQALLQVHSKTNPKPQISATDRKAFSCRYEDGLPGVDIFVSTADPQLEPPLMVADTVLSLMAYDYPPENLSVYLSDDGCSDLMFYALYEASKFSRVWLPFCRSFKVELRSPNAYFSAVKEVPSDDPSLAKEWREVKNLYNEMEAGITDIMKLGRVPDHLRKHHKGLREWESGTSRSNHQTILQVLIDGRGNKDVDIEGKPLPMLVYLAREKRPGYPHNFKAGAMNALIRVSSRISNGPIILNLDCDHYSNNPQSVRDALCFFMDEQQGHNIGYVQYPQKFDNITKNDLYGSSLKVPHDLELTALDAHGGPLYIGSCCFHRRDALTGKKYEKGSHINWKQVDEIHEPERENFLEETAKFANCSYEENSPWGKEMGLKYGCPVEDVVTGLSIQCNGWRSVYFNPGRIGFLGVAPVTLLSALIQQTRWSEGHFQIFLSKYCPLVYGHGKIPIQLQLSYLCYNLWGANCLATLYYVTVPTFCLLKGINLFPQFSSNWILPYTYVLVAKYTYSLGEFLSCGGTLKGWYNDQRMWLYKRVTSYLFGFCQTIMRYLGFVKLDFTITGKNVDDDVSKRFEQEIMEFGAASSMFIILATIALFNLLTSISITRSIIIKKPAADLDSCALQILLNGVVIIINLPLFEALFLRNDQGCIPSSVTCQSIVLAVLAYMLGY is encoded by the exons ATGGCGCGGTGTTTACTGGTTTTACGCGATTTCTATGGCTGTCTCGATAGCATTGATATGCATCTACAGAGTGATGCACTTCCCACAACAACATGGACTGACAAGATGGACATGGATTGGCATTTCCATGGCAGAGCTCTGGTTCATCATCTACTGGATCATCACTCAATTTCCTCGATATCGAGCTGTCTCCCGTTACACCTTCAAAGACAGGCTCTCCTCCAGGTACATAGCAAAACCAACCCAAAACCGCAGATATCAGCAACTGACAGAAAAGCTTTTTCATGCAGATATGAGGACGGCCTTCCAGGCGTGGACATATTTGTAAGCACAGCCGACCCTCAACTGGAGCCCCCCCTAATGGTGGCTGACACTGTGCTTTCGCTGATGGCCTATGATTACCCTCCCGAGAACCTCAGCGTGTATCTTTCTGATGACGGATGCTCTGACTTGATGTTCTACGCTCTTTATGAAGCTTCAAAGTTTTCCAGAGTATGGCTGCCATTTTGTAGGAGTTTCAAAGTCGAGCTTCGGTCGCCTAATGCTTACTTCTCTGCTGTTAAAGAAGTGCCTAGTGATGACCCTTCTTTAGCCAAAGAATGGAGGGAGGTCAAG AACTTGTATAACGAAATGGAGGCGGGAATAACTGACATCATGAAGCTGGGGAGAGTTCCTGATCATTTGAGGAAGCACCACAAAGGACTTCGTGAATGGGAATCGGGCACAAGCAGAAGCAACCACCAAACAATTCTTCAA GTGCTAATTGACGGGAGAGGCAACAAGGACGTGGACATAGAAGGGAAACCATTGCCAATGCTCGTATATTTGGCACGTGAGAAGAGACCTGGGTACCCACATAACTTCAAAGCAGGAGCCATGAATGCCTTA ATAAGGGTGTCATCTAGGATAAGCAACGGCCCAATCATTCTCAATCTAGATTGCGATCACTACTCAAACAACCCTCAATCTGTGAGAGATGCATTATGCTTCTTCATGGATGAACAACAGGGCCATAACATTGGCTACGTGCAGTATCCTCAGAAATTCGATAACATCACAAAAAATGATCTTTATGGAAGCTCTTTGAAAGTGCCCCATGAC CTGGAGCTTACAGCCTTGGATGCACATGGAGGACCACTATACATTGGAAGTTGCTGTTTCCACAGAAGAGACGCTCTCACCGGGAAGAAATATGAGAAGGGGTCTCACATCAACTGGAAACAAGTGGATGAGATACATGAACCAGAAAGAGAAAATTTTCTAGAGGAAACTGCCAAGTTTGCAAATTGTAGCTATGAAGAGAACTCACCCTGGGGCAAGGAg ATGGGGTTGAAGTATGGATGTCCTGTTGAAGATGTGGTTACTGGATTATCAATACAGTGCAACGGATGGAGATCCGTCTACTTTAACCCAGGGAGGATAGGCTTCTTGGGAGTAGCTCCTGTGACGCTGTTAAGTGCATTAATTCAGCAAACTCGATGGTCTGAAGGCCACTTTCAGATATTCCTGTCAAAATACTGCCCTTTAGTATATGGCCATGGAAAGATCCCAATACAACTTCAACTATCATATCTCTGCTACAACCTGTGGGGAGCAAACTGTTTGGCTACGTTATACTATGTAACTGTACCGACCTTTTGCCTTCTGAAGGGAATCAATTTGTTTCCACAG TTTTCAAGCAACTGGATTCTACCATATACATATGTTCTCGTAGCAAAATACACTTACAGTCTGGGAGAGTTTCTCAGCTGTGGAGGCACACTAAAGGGATGGTATAATGATCAGAGAATGTGGCTGTACAAGAGAGTTACCAGTTATCTTTTTGGATTCTGTCAAACAATCATGAGGTACTTAGGCTTCGTAAAGTTGGATTTTACAATCACTGGGAAGAATGTGGACGATGATGTTTCTAAAAGATTTGAGCAAGAGATAATGGAATTCGGTGCAGCTTCATCAATGTTCATCATTTTAGCAACAATTGCGCTGTTCAATCTCCTTACATCAATCTCTATCACCAGAAGCATCATTATCAAGAAGCCAGCCGCAGATCTGGATTCTTGTGCATTACAGATACTTTTGAATGGGGTAGTGATAATAATCAACTTACCCTTGTTTGAAGCCCTCTTCCTTCGGAATGATCAGGGTTGTATCCCCTCTTCTGTCACATGCCAGTCAATTGTTTTAGCTGTGTTAGCTTATATGTTAGGATATTGA
- the LOC121773292 gene encoding protein CIP2A homolog — translation MIQKAEEAQDELQKKSQLMKEVEQLQEMFDQVKQASLKAEEEYTKLIAEKEELLHGHKLNKERIEKEIKLLEEHVPTETLQAKLDETMEAIRVLQEQQNDIQSKALYTIRQMTTELESAKMALEEAVAEENSLHASNDSTAKQLEDVRREQNRKQKAVSEAESTTEQMQSDLEKREAALEKAKAGCGFIMQSCVEKLLEEAEIADMKQKTVRRALSYYAKRPKQQ, via the coding sequence ATGATCCAGAAAGCAGAAGAAGCCCAAGACGAGCTTCAGAAGAAGAGCCAGCTTATGAAGGAAGTCGAACAACTTCAGGAGATGTTCGATCAGGTGAAGCAGGCCTCGCTCAAGGCCGAAGAGGAGTACACGAAGCTCATCGCGGAGAAGGAAGAGTTGTTGCACGGTCATAAACTAAACAAGGAGCGGATCGAGAAAGAGATCAAGCTCTTGGAAGAACACGTGCCTACCGAAACTCTCCAGGCGAAGCTCGACGAGACAATGGAGGCGATCAGAGTTCTGCAAGAACAGCAGAACGACATACAGTCCAAGGCTCTATACACCATCCGGCAGATGACCACAGAGCTCGAGAGCGCCAAAATGGCGCTGGAAGAAGCCGTGGCAGAAGAAAACTCGCTCCATGCTTCTAATGATTCAACTGCAAAGCAACTGGAGGATGTGAGGAGAGAGCAGAATCGGAAGCAGAAGGCAGTGTCGGAAGCAGAATCGACCACTGAGCAAATGCAGAGCGATCTAGAGAAGAGAGAGGCTGCGCTCGAGAAAGCTAAGGCAGGATGTGGTTTCATTATGCAATCTTGTGTGGAGAAGCTTCTTGAAGAGGCCGAAATAGCAGACATGAAGCAGAAAACAGTAAGAAGAGCGCTGAGTTACTACGCGAAGAGGCCAAAGCAGCAGTAG
- the LOC121773291 gene encoding SEC14 cytosolic factor-like, whose protein sequence is MAVVPQEAINRFGALMEGVDEPMKRTFKNIHQGYPHESLIRFLKAREGDVAKAYKMLCDCLKWRVENNIDGILAKPIVPVNLYRDIRDTQLIGLSGYSNEGLPVYAVGVGMSTLDRASVHYYIQSHIQMNEYRDRVVLPAATKKYGKLVSKCIKVLDMTGLKLSALNYIKLMTTISSIDDLNYPEKTLTYYIVNAPYIFSACWKVVKPLLHERTRRKINVLSGCGQDELLKIMDYSSLPHFCRKRSSGSSKHLEQIADSCFTLDHPFHQQVYDYIKKQSLERASVAPIKQGSVHVTLPENASEGDIAKILESELENLRV, encoded by the exons ATGGCGGTGGTTCCACAAGAGGCTATCAATCGGTTTGGTGCGTTGATGGAGGGAG TTGATGAGCCAATGAAGAGAACATTCAAG AATATCCATCAAGGATATCCTCATGAATCTTTGATACGCTTTCTCAAGGCAAGAGAAGGAGATGTTGCCAAGGCCTACAAGATG TTATGTGACTGTTTGAAGTGGAGAGTGGAAAACAACATCGATGGAATCTTAGCG AAACCCATTGTTCCAGTGAATCTTTACAGAGATATACGCGATACCCAGCTTATAGGATTGTCAGGTTACTCAAATGAG GGCCTCCCTGTCTATGCCGTTGGAGTGGGCATGAGCACATTGGACCGAGCATCT GTTCATTATTATATACAGTCCCATATCCAGATGAATGAATACAGGGATCGTGTTGTTTTG CCAGCTGCAACAAAAAAGTATGGCAAGCTAGTTAGCAAATGCATCAAGGTTCTCGATATGACTGGGTTGAAGCTCTCAGCTTTAAACTACATAAAG CTAATGACAACGATTTCTTCTATTGACGATCTGAACTACCCAGAGAAAACATTAACTTATTACATTGTGAATGCTCCATACATATTTTCCGCATGTTGGAAG GTTGTGAAGCCACTTCTGCATGAGAGAACGAGAAGGAAAATCAATGTATTGTCTGGTTGCGGACAAGATGAGTTGTTGAAG ATAATGGATTATTCCTCCCTTCCCCATTTCTGCCGTAAGAGAAGTTCAGGCTCTTCCAAACATTTGGAACAGATTGCTGACAGTTGCTTTACCTTGGACCATCCATTCCACCAACAAGTTTATGATTACATCAAGAAGCAATCCTTGGAACGAGCATCTGTTGCGCCGATAAAACAGGGTTCTGTGCATGTTACTTTACCCGAAAATGCCAGTGAAGGAGATATTGCCAAGATTCTGGAATCTGAATTAGAGAATCTGAGGGTCTAG